Proteins encoded by one window of Candidatus Nezhaarchaeota archaeon:
- the cas1 gene encoding CRISPR-associated endonuclease Cas1 — protein sequence MIVVVKGAAKVSKRGSTIAISTPKKDEGGGITWETQSVPLLDVELLVVVGSRVRLSSGALLMLSEADVPVLIHGRRSDCFLLNPFSVRVAEARRKLYRAADNVEWRINVGRAFIDSKLQGFINLIRYLAYKEAERGMDTKWILEELKRCEMLREIEGKGIKNVDELRNHEGKWSKKLWELLATFVPSEYEFTGRDPKSRDPINSATSYTYAIVYGLCTHALIASGLDPYVGIVHSERAGKTSLTYDFSEMFKPVAIHAVIIASRTTKLSVDKNEHLTKESLETVTRLLYKALKRRHRSWKHSVKGEIYAKAWELRQSIERGTPFRPFTYTVK from the coding sequence ATGATCGTAGTGGTTAAGGGCGCTGCCAAGGTGAGCAAGAGGGGGTCCACGATAGCCATATCTACGCCAAAGAAGGACGAAGGGGGAGGCATTACTTGGGAGACGCAGTCAGTGCCTCTACTAGACGTTGAGCTCCTCGTTGTAGTTGGGTCGAGGGTGCGATTGTCGTCTGGTGCTCTCCTAATGCTATCGGAGGCTGATGTGCCCGTGCTGATTCACGGCAGGCGAAGCGACTGCTTCCTCTTAAACCCGTTCAGCGTTAGAGTTGCTGAAGCGAGGAGGAAGCTCTACAGGGCAGCTGACAACGTCGAGTGGAGGATTAACGTGGGCAGAGCCTTCATCGACAGTAAGCTCCAAGGGTTCATCAACCTAATCCGCTACCTAGCCTACAAGGAGGCGGAGAGAGGGATGGACACTAAGTGGATCCTAGAAGAGTTGAAGAGATGTGAGATGCTTAGAGAGATCGAGGGGAAAGGCATTAAGAATGTGGACGAGCTGCGCAACCATGAGGGGAAGTGGAGCAAAAAGCTCTGGGAGCTCCTTGCAACCTTCGTGCCAAGCGAGTACGAGTTCACAGGCAGGGACCCTAAGAGTAGGGACCCAATAAACTCAGCCACGAGCTACACCTACGCAATAGTGTACGGGCTGTGCACACACGCATTGATAGCCTCCGGACTAGACCCCTACGTGGGGATAGTGCACTCCGAGAGAGCAGGAAAAACGTCCCTGACGTACGACTTCTCTGAGATGTTCAAGCCCGTAGCCATACACGCCGTGATAATCGCCTCCAGGACGACAAAGCTATCCGTGGACAAGAACGAACACCTAACCAAGGAATCACTAGAGACCGTCACGAGGCTCCTGTACAAGGCATTAAAGAGGAGGCACAGAAGCTGGAAACACAGCGTGAAGGGGGAAATATACGCAAAAGCTTGGGAACTAAGGCAGAGCATAGAGAGAGGCACGCCCTTCAGGCCATTCACATACACAGTGAAGTGA
- the cas2 gene encoding CRISPR-associated endonuclease Cas2: protein MYVVVAYDVQRDDVRERVRRVLWRYGLCPISKSVYAGRLTWSRATILCEELSRVVGEGDSIVAIPVQDSDFYRCLAATRGKIWYRSRAADVLVIGTDT from the coding sequence ATGTATGTTGTCGTCGCCTACGACGTCCAGAGAGACGATGTACGCGAGAGAGTTAGGCGCGTACTTTGGCGCTACGGTCTATGCCCTATATCCAAGTCAGTATACGCTGGAAGGCTTACGTGGTCTAGAGCTACGATCCTATGCGAGGAGCTTAGCAGAGTGGTTGGCGAGGGGGATTCTATCGTCGCAATCCCTGTTCAAGATTCTGACTTCTACAGGTGTCTTGCTGCTACCAGAGGCAAGATTTGGTATAGGTCGAGGGCGGCAGACGTGCTTGTTATCGGCACGGATACTTGA
- a CDS encoding DEAD/DEAH box helicase — protein MIEIATSFSVSPVHVKMSDKEVKLGAKPLRLRDFQRELFKVFLDRRSLDVVLLRAPTGAGKTLSLLMPLFVNAESEWLYHGSIGIYPSRELAKDQFDSISNLLVEMGATKIDAEGLWAELKGLSEDDKVVLDEYLRVFEVELGGSEEGLQVRVPVALMYVTSSSLSDLRELLKGRVREAEESNRAFLSFLWDRVASRAFRVIFTVPEYPYLLSTGAYQDRHRAGVWLSSVMEELRRFLRAVSRGKVLEWFRELEVGIDRKRLFEEYFISRSFLKDLVETFLLFRVPVFFDEFHLYSGLSLASFMSLFYIYTCEKGIGKIVVSSATPEKAVLVRGKRKELLDLIRRLALKAGYNVVEVSSETSDDPREGFEQIRKRMRVNIVVVTLSEGRAVSGAPAFGALQRHVKEVLDKDWLEKYRQKGKAMILLDRIASVLEAAEALEKLAGERPLLVTSIKTLFSEDHPSMGIRKAKLIVGNMSIAFGVDIKDMDLGVVVAKDYLTALQKIGRYGRGRGGGDAEVYLLIPRYEYNRMRERLERIGGKEIPNGEFNDLLKEMYPGTAPDIFLKKPVGVLKAVLPTWTYTLASMIRERSEVREQLHTAKSVEEVKFINQFMAFLRELGDFLEVSEIERRLRSFMRSGIYLAPVGVYNYYSYRGIASVPIKRSWRGRDLEEEVELTTAGRNLPLKYEGGSFWIHELRGPYEYTALWMGVEGDASQVRSLFEVLDGKLVQFRLIVDLLEGGVKVFQGKREVCRITRLMDSGHLGDVPTLAMCNSSKERGDLIEHLSALESMIPVYVVYGQGERGELLGGLYLL, from the coding sequence ATGATAGAGATTGCGACCTCCTTCTCCGTTTCGCCAGTGCACGTTAAGATGAGCGACAAAGAGGTAAAGTTGGGAGCAAAGCCCCTGAGGCTTCGAGACTTTCAACGCGAGCTCTTTAAAGTATTTCTGGATCGACGCTCTCTCGATGTCGTCCTCCTTAGAGCCCCCACCGGAGCTGGCAAGACGCTCTCTCTGTTGATGCCCCTCTTCGTCAATGCAGAGTCGGAGTGGTTGTACCACGGCTCCATTGGGATCTACCCTTCTAGAGAGCTTGCTAAAGACCAATTCGACTCCATCTCTAACTTGCTAGTGGAGATGGGCGCAACTAAAATCGATGCAGAGGGCCTATGGGCTGAGCTAAAGGGGCTCAGCGAGGACGACAAGGTGGTTTTAGACGAGTATCTGAGGGTCTTCGAAGTAGAGCTTGGGGGCAGCGAAGAGGGGCTGCAAGTAAGGGTTCCTGTGGCGCTCATGTACGTGACTTCGAGCTCCTTAAGCGATCTTCGCGAGCTCTTGAAGGGTCGCGTGAGGGAAGCTGAAGAGAGCAATAGGGCATTTCTCAGCTTCTTGTGGGATAGAGTAGCTAGTAGGGCCTTCAGGGTGATCTTTACCGTCCCCGAGTACCCCTACTTGCTCTCAACAGGTGCGTATCAGGACCGCCACAGAGCCGGCGTCTGGCTATCCTCAGTTATGGAGGAGCTCCGTAGGTTCTTGAGGGCTGTAAGCAGGGGTAAGGTCTTGGAGTGGTTTAGAGAGCTTGAGGTGGGCATTGATAGGAAGAGACTCTTTGAGGAATACTTCATCTCTAGGAGCTTCCTCAAGGACTTGGTCGAGACCTTCCTCCTATTCCGTGTCCCGGTCTTCTTCGATGAATTCCACTTGTACAGTGGACTCTCCTTAGCCTCCTTCATGTCGCTGTTCTACATCTACACCTGCGAAAAAGGCATAGGAAAGATTGTGGTTTCATCAGCAACGCCGGAGAAGGCTGTGCTTGTTCGAGGTAAGAGGAAGGAGCTACTGGACTTGATAAGAAGGCTAGCTCTTAAGGCCGGCTACAACGTTGTAGAGGTAAGCTCAGAGACGTCTGATGATCCGAGAGAGGGGTTTGAACAGATACGCAAGAGGATGCGCGTGAACATCGTTGTCGTCACGTTGAGCGAGGGAAGAGCCGTCTCTGGTGCACCGGCATTTGGAGCGCTTCAGAGGCACGTCAAGGAAGTCTTAGACAAAGACTGGTTGGAGAAGTATAGGCAGAAGGGCAAGGCAATGATACTCCTTGATCGCATAGCCTCAGTGCTAGAGGCTGCAGAGGCACTCGAGAAACTAGCAGGTGAGAGGCCCCTCTTAGTAACCTCCATAAAGACGCTCTTCTCTGAAGACCATCCATCAATGGGGATAAGGAAGGCTAAGCTAATCGTCGGGAACATGTCCATAGCCTTCGGGGTAGACATAAAGGACATGGACTTGGGGGTGGTCGTCGCCAAGGACTACTTAACGGCACTGCAGAAGATAGGGAGGTATGGAAGGGGGAGGGGTGGGGGCGATGCAGAGGTATACCTCCTCATTCCACGCTACGAGTACAACAGGATGAGGGAGCGCCTGGAGAGGATAGGTGGGAAGGAGATACCTAATGGCGAGTTCAACGACCTCCTCAAAGAGATGTACCCTGGAACAGCCCCAGACATATTCCTCAAAAAGCCAGTCGGGGTCCTCAAAGCGGTCCTCCCAACATGGACGTACACGCTAGCGAGCATGATAAGGGAGAGGTCCGAGGTTCGTGAGCAACTGCACACTGCTAAGAGCGTAGAGGAGGTGAAGTTCATAAACCAATTCATGGCCTTCCTAAGGGAGCTCGGCGATTTCCTAGAGGTGAGCGAGATAGAGAGGAGACTTAGAAGTTTTATGAGGTCTGGGATCTACCTAGCTCCAGTGGGGGTCTATAACTATTACTCGTACAGGGGCATCGCCAGCGTGCCGATCAAGAGGTCATGGCGTGGGAGGGACTTGGAGGAAGAGGTCGAGCTGACCACGGCAGGTAGGAATCTGCCGCTTAAGTACGAGGGTGGAAGCTTCTGGATACACGAGTTGAGAGGACCTTACGAGTACACGGCGCTGTGGATGGGAGTGGAGGGTGATGCCTCCCAAGTAAGATCTCTATTCGAGGTGTTGGACGGCAAGTTGGTGCAGTTTAGATTGATCGTAGACCTGCTTGAAGGGGGAGTAAAGGTGTTTCAGGGGAAGAGGGAGGTGTGCAGGATCACTAGGCTTATGGACAGCGGGCATCTAGGAGATGTCCCCACCCTCGCGATGTGCAACAGTTCTAAGGAGAGGGGGGACTTAATCGAGCACTTAAGTGCACTCGAGTCCATGATTCCAGTCTACGTAGTTTATGGTCAAGGCGAGCGAGGAGAGCTCTTAGGCGGCTTATACCTCCTTTAA
- the cas7d gene encoding type I-D CRISPR-associated protein Cas7/Csc2: MPVRLEEIGKKLFEEKYRAIADWTVKRDKPDKYNAIPKGKVANVYVVIEPLSRLIIRHEQETLDVTTVPSYLGFNVPAILNTKVQSGAIRRQMLSLLHEWFNRNKDRAEKELGGLAEIKDYTCVMRPYMRRAPEERKIPEGFEGYCGKCPNCLIFGYAVQEGAGYNVKSRVEGDLYVSPVAEHKALVTVTFNAIDDIAKTTYRPEVGPGPERTGALYQFRMIEAGVPFVGKMALRDMTLAELLLTLMTISRTTRVGGRQTHFGEIRIHIPAILFGKYEVSGGYDIVNKIASEEKVPTPKDVMNEVMKYVREFEGQGILILDEKLGDKLRGLREEESDEIILQAWKDVLIYKRSLDQFVSKG; encoded by the coding sequence ATGCCCGTGAGACTTGAGGAGATCGGGAAGAAGTTGTTTGAAGAAAAATACCGAGCCATAGCTGATTGGACAGTGAAGAGGGACAAGCCAGACAAGTACAACGCCATACCTAAGGGGAAGGTCGCCAACGTATACGTGGTCATAGAGCCCCTTTCGAGGTTGATAATAAGGCATGAACAGGAGACGCTGGACGTGACGACCGTGCCCAGCTACCTAGGCTTCAACGTCCCAGCGATACTCAACACGAAGGTCCAGTCCGGGGCCATTAGAAGGCAGATGTTGTCCCTGCTGCACGAGTGGTTCAACAGGAACAAGGATAGAGCTGAGAAGGAGCTAGGGGGGCTAGCAGAAATAAAGGACTACACGTGCGTAATGAGGCCCTACATGAGGCGGGCGCCGGAGGAGAGAAAGATACCCGAAGGGTTTGAAGGCTATTGTGGCAAATGCCCGAACTGCCTAATATTCGGCTACGCAGTCCAAGAGGGTGCTGGCTACAACGTCAAGTCTAGGGTGGAAGGCGACCTCTACGTCTCCCCAGTTGCAGAGCATAAGGCCCTCGTGACCGTGACCTTCAATGCGATAGACGACATAGCCAAAACCACCTATAGGCCCGAAGTAGGCCCTGGACCAGAGAGGACCGGTGCGCTGTACCAGTTTAGGATGATTGAGGCTGGAGTGCCCTTCGTGGGCAAGATGGCGTTAAGGGACATGACCTTAGCTGAGCTGCTGCTGACGCTAATGACCATAAGCAGGACAACGAGAGTCGGCGGTAGGCAAACTCACTTTGGAGAGATAAGGATACACATCCCCGCAATACTCTTTGGAAAGTACGAGGTGAGCGGTGGCTACGACATAGTGAACAAGATAGCGAGCGAGGAGAAAGTGCCAACACCAAAGGACGTGATGAACGAGGTCATGAAGTACGTCCGTGAATTTGAAGGCCAGGGCATATTGATCCTCGACGAGAAGCTTGGAGACAAGCTCAGAGGGCTCAGGGAGGAGGAGAGCGACGAAATAATCCTACAGGCATGGAAGGACGTGTTGATATACAAAAGAAGCCTAGACCAATTCGTCAGCAAGGGATAG
- the csa3 gene encoding CRISPR-associated CARF protein Csa3 codes for MTRNLKLFTFGWSPEFVLRHLIEEGVSHGDIVLLISNKPEGDYAKKRVEEAYRQVESFLRMVGIVPLEYREVELEKGVLEVCRDLVRIVKGFEPLDSIKFYLVGGMRVLVVAALIVAKLLCSAGRRVEVKLSQEDRPISYNLPLELLLLDVEDVTSAQLELLSYLRAHGKAGSKSLAIGRSEVTVRKHLVKLREMGLVEYSVSGRRQVYRLSPLGEILLEVVK; via the coding sequence ATGACCAGAAATCTAAAACTGTTCACATTTGGATGGAGCCCCGAATTCGTTCTAAGGCACTTGATTGAGGAGGGCGTTTCTCATGGGGACATAGTCCTGCTCATTAGCAATAAACCCGAAGGGGACTACGCGAAAAAGAGGGTGGAAGAGGCTTACAGGCAAGTGGAGAGCTTCCTCAGAATGGTTGGGATCGTCCCGCTAGAGTATCGAGAAGTAGAGCTAGAGAAGGGGGTCTTGGAAGTCTGCAGGGACCTCGTGAGGATTGTAAAGGGGTTCGAGCCCTTGGACTCCATCAAGTTCTACTTGGTGGGGGGGATGAGGGTTCTAGTGGTTGCTGCATTGATCGTGGCCAAGCTGCTTTGCTCAGCAGGTAGGCGAGTTGAGGTGAAGCTATCTCAAGAGGACAGGCCAATCTCTTACAATCTACCGCTAGAGCTCCTACTGCTAGACGTTGAAGACGTCACGAGCGCTCAGCTAGAGCTTCTAAGCTACTTGAGAGCTCACGGCAAGGCGGGATCCAAGAGCCTAGCGATAGGGAGGAGCGAGGTAACCGTTAGGAAGCACTTGGTCAAGCTCAGGGAGATGGGGCTAGTCGAGTACAGCGTGAGTGGCAGGAGGCAGGTCTATAGGCTTTCGCCCCTAGGAGAGATCTTGTTAGAGGTGGTCAAGTGA
- the cas6 gene encoding CRISPR system precrRNA processing endoribonuclease RAMP protein Cas6 codes for MYLEGPVRIKVTISFKRDFFVKDYTAKLVKSLLMASNPRLEEVFSPKSFPPKPIHITPLYALGAGGGIEAIYAKSIADVMARPLRPSHVRPVRIRSDREYFFYIGCSLGLLEGILSGLMSPVRFSFGSEVLDVKELGYDVLHVDVERESREIAEALGRDGRKEVKVTFTSPTLLKDPLAVMRWRKKKLMLPIPEAVLATPIFMVLHDKGKLRKSIFHRLMIYVKSTFDIPYTALKTTNLVWYVYDNKALPALIGYVKYFIDDQALHRAQFVSESRYGLDFVESLSEAIVLARTYGVGDSRSAGFGHVTIDLSLSSGQPMAGKHPAVP; via the coding sequence ATGTACTTGGAGGGACCAGTCCGGATTAAGGTCACGATATCTTTTAAGAGGGACTTCTTCGTAAAGGACTACACGGCCAAGCTCGTCAAGTCCCTGCTCATGGCGAGTAACCCGAGGCTAGAGGAAGTCTTCTCCCCCAAGAGCTTCCCGCCCAAGCCCATCCACATAACCCCCCTATACGCACTAGGCGCAGGAGGGGGCATCGAGGCGATCTACGCTAAGTCTATTGCCGACGTCATGGCTAGACCCCTTAGGCCTAGCCACGTAAGGCCAGTTAGGATTAGGTCGGATAGGGAGTACTTCTTCTACATTGGCTGCTCCCTGGGGTTATTGGAGGGCATCCTCTCGGGCCTCATGAGTCCAGTGAGGTTCTCCTTCGGCAGCGAGGTCCTCGACGTTAAGGAGTTGGGGTACGACGTGCTGCACGTGGACGTCGAGAGGGAGAGCAGGGAGATAGCAGAAGCCCTAGGACGTGATGGGAGGAAGGAGGTGAAGGTGACCTTCACCTCGCCGACGCTGCTTAAAGACCCCTTAGCGGTGATGAGGTGGAGGAAGAAGAAGTTAATGCTGCCGATACCAGAGGCAGTCCTGGCCACCCCCATCTTCATGGTGCTGCACGACAAGGGGAAGCTGAGGAAGAGCATATTCCACAGGCTCATGATCTACGTGAAGTCCACATTCGACATACCGTACACAGCGCTGAAGACCACGAACTTGGTCTGGTACGTCTACGACAACAAGGCCCTCCCAGCCCTGATAGGCTACGTGAAGTACTTCATAGACGATCAAGCACTGCATCGTGCTCAATTCGTCTCAGAATCGAGATATGGGTTAGACTTCGTGGAGAGCCTCTCAGAGGCTATAGTCCTGGCGAGGACTTATGGAGTGGGCGACTCGAGGTCGGCTGGGTTTGGGCACGTCACCATCGACCTTTCCCTCTCCAGCGGTCAGCCGATGGCGGGGAAGCACCCTGCCGTGCCCTGA
- a CDS encoding AAA family ATPase, with translation MSRIFIDRDKLSPSYIPGKLPHREAQLKALFDLFDFSGFSDVYPKSVQVIGPTGSGKTSSCIRFGKLLEQRALGRGLNLKSIYVNLRLEGSSRFMAFKSMVEKVAFEAVSRSLSPDEVLKQFIEVLRARKLMALIIMDEVDFHVRRCKETVVYDLTRISELSPAEGSNVLGVIFIARDLDWIKLLDPSERSTLGNIRVLFPPYTRSQVLDILEYRASEALASGAVSRDVLEFISDIAVQPPRNGDIRFALDLLLYSGVLAEQQGFDHITIDHVRSVYGKMIDMVSLSDFEELSLEEKLTLLSLARILSASKTPYVPLKEVESQLPIILSEFGVRINVQVDKAVKRLHERGFIELSDKRVGVLIGPLSKLISLLEDLISRVVLSG, from the coding sequence TTGTCTAGGATATTCATTGATAGGGACAAGCTCTCTCCATCATATATACCTGGTAAGCTGCCTCATAGGGAGGCTCAATTAAAGGCATTGTTTGACCTATTTGATTTTAGTGGTTTTAGTGATGTGTATCCTAAGTCTGTTCAGGTGATTGGTCCAACAGGCTCTGGGAAGACGTCTTCGTGTATTAGGTTTGGGAAGTTGTTGGAGCAGAGGGCTTTGGGTAGGGGTTTAAACTTGAAGTCGATATACGTTAACTTGAGGCTTGAGGGATCATCTAGGTTCATGGCTTTTAAGTCTATGGTTGAGAAGGTTGCTTTTGAAGCTGTTTCTAGGAGTTTAAGCCCTGATGAGGTTTTGAAGCAGTTTATTGAGGTCTTGAGGGCTAGGAAGTTGATGGCCTTGATAATAATGGATGAAGTTGACTTCCACGTTAGGAGGTGTAAGGAGACTGTTGTCTACGACTTGACTAGGATTAGTGAGCTCTCTCCAGCTGAGGGTTCAAATGTTTTAGGCGTCATCTTCATAGCTAGGGATCTCGATTGGATCAAGCTTCTTGACCCCTCTGAGAGGTCTACTTTGGGGAACATTAGGGTCCTGTTTCCACCGTACACTAGAAGTCAGGTCCTCGACATTCTTGAGTATAGAGCTTCTGAGGCTCTAGCTTCAGGAGCGGTTTCTCGCGATGTGCTTGAGTTCATATCGGACATTGCTGTTCAGCCACCTAGAAATGGAGATATTCGATTTGCTTTAGACCTCCTCCTCTACAGTGGAGTGTTGGCTGAGCAGCAGGGCTTCGATCACATTACGATAGATCACGTGAGGAGCGTCTACGGCAAGATGATAGACATGGTGTCCTTAAGCGACTTTGAGGAGCTGTCGCTGGAGGAGAAGTTGACTCTACTCTCATTAGCTAGAATTCTCTCAGCTTCAAAGACTCCATACGTGCCCCTCAAGGAGGTTGAGAGTCAACTGCCCATAATCCTAAGTGAGTTTGGAGTGAGGATTAATGTTCAGGTTGATAAGGCGGTGAAGAGGCTCCACGAGAGGGGCTTCATTGAGTTAAGTGATAAGAGGGTGGGGGTTTTAATTGGTCCTCTAAGTAAGTTGATATCTCTACTAGAAGACCTAATATCGAGGGTAGTGTTGAGTGGTTGA
- the radA gene encoding DNA repair and recombination protein RadA produces the protein MAYDYDLTDVKGIGPVTAEKLRSAGITSVEMLAVTPVRTLVEIAGLGEDKALELVKAARSLIQIKFMKASELLEKRKQVGFLTTGCKALDDLLMGGIETQAITELVGEYGVGKTQLCHQLCVTVQLPKEKGGLGGLALFIDTEGTFRPERIVQIADRFGLNSKHALDNIIYARAYNSDHQVLIVEEAVDMIKENNIKLIVIDSLISHFRGEYLGRETLAMRQQRMNKHIHHLLRLADIYNLAIVVTNQVLANPESFFGNPQKPAGGNILAHGLTYRIWLRKGKDNKRIARIFDSPKHPESEAVFQVTEKGIVDAED, from the coding sequence ATGGCTTACGACTACGATTTAACTGACGTGAAGGGTATAGGACCCGTAACAGCTGAGAAGCTTAGGAGCGCCGGCATTACTAGTGTTGAGATGCTAGCTGTAACCCCTGTTAGGACTCTTGTAGAGATTGCTGGCTTAGGTGAGGATAAGGCACTGGAGCTCGTTAAGGCTGCTAGGTCACTGATACAGATAAAGTTCATGAAGGCCTCGGAGCTCCTAGAGAAGCGTAAGCAGGTTGGCTTTCTAACTACTGGTTGTAAGGCCCTCGATGACCTATTAATGGGTGGCATAGAGACTCAAGCTATAACTGAGCTTGTTGGGGAGTATGGTGTTGGTAAGACGCAGCTCTGTCATCAACTCTGCGTGACCGTTCAGTTGCCCAAGGAGAAGGGTGGGTTGGGTGGCTTAGCTCTATTCATTGATACTGAGGGAACATTTAGGCCAGAGCGAATAGTTCAGATTGCTGATAGGTTTGGTTTGAATAGTAAGCATGCGCTCGACAACATAATCTACGCCAGAGCCTACAATAGTGACCATCAAGTGCTAATAGTTGAGGAGGCAGTGGACATGATCAAGGAGAACAACATCAAGTTGATAGTCATAGACTCACTGATAAGCCACTTTAGGGGGGAGTACCTTGGCAGAGAGACCCTCGCAATGAGGCAGCAGAGGATGAATAAGCACATCCACCACCTGCTTAGATTAGCGGACATATATAACTTAGCAATTGTCGTTACAAACCAGGTTTTAGCCAACCCGGAGTCCTTCTTCGGCAACCCTCAGAAGCCTGCTGGAGGGAACATCCTAGCTCACGGCTTGACGTACAGGATATGGCTTAGGAAGGGGAAGGACAATAAGAGGATAGCTAGGATATTTGATTCACCTAAACACCCAGAGAGTGAAGCTGTGTTTCAAGTGACTGAGAAGGGTATAGTTGATGCAGAAGACTAG
- a CDS encoding bifunctional phosphoglucose/phosphomannose isomerase has product MEVRFMIERHIETWYEMALRTLRLDFEVPDATSISSLVFLGLGGSGIVGDYIRTLAHDRLDVPLHVVKEARLPRWVGRGAFVIAISYSGNTLETIEATQIAFKRGSKVYVISSNGILINYAHQKGIPYIKLDEGYAPRAAMPLMLYPCLRLLNLMGFPIAGDDEIVESMEVLKEVEENRGVAEKLALNLTGEEMPTIIADSRFEALALRFKNDLNENAKMSAKCDIIPESMHNDIVGYERGVCPRKALILDADDNHFYTHLIREFVTDILNKFQVKTLMLRLKGRGMLTKLMYGSHISGLMSIAIARMRNIDPEATISISKYKIKLEEVLRRATR; this is encoded by the coding sequence ATGGAGGTTAGGTTCATGATTGAGAGGCACATTGAGACTTGGTACGAGATGGCATTGAGGACCCTGAGACTTGATTTTGAGGTGCCTGATGCCACCTCAATAAGCTCATTAGTATTCTTAGGCCTTGGAGGGTCTGGGATAGTGGGCGACTACATAAGGACTTTAGCTCATGATAGGCTTGACGTGCCGCTACATGTAGTAAAGGAGGCAAGGCTGCCTAGATGGGTTGGAAGAGGCGCCTTCGTGATAGCAATCTCATACTCAGGAAATACTCTTGAAACCATAGAGGCTACTCAAATAGCCTTTAAGAGGGGGTCAAAGGTGTATGTGATATCATCCAACGGCATCCTGATAAATTACGCTCACCAGAAAGGGATACCATACATAAAGCTTGATGAGGGCTATGCCCCCCGAGCTGCTATGCCCCTAATGCTCTACCCCTGCTTAAGACTACTTAACCTAATGGGTTTCCCTATAGCGGGAGATGATGAAATTGTAGAGAGTATGGAGGTCTTAAAGGAGGTTGAGGAAAATAGAGGTGTAGCTGAGAAGCTGGCTCTAAACCTTACTGGGGAGGAGATGCCGACGATAATTGCAGACTCAAGGTTTGAGGCTTTAGCATTAAGGTTTAAGAATGACCTGAATGAAAATGCAAAGATGTCTGCGAAGTGTGACATAATTCCTGAGTCGATGCATAACGACATAGTGGGCTACGAGCGGGGGGTATGTCCACGAAAGGCTCTTATACTTGATGCCGACGACAACCACTTCTACACGCATCTAATAAGAGAATTTGTCACTGACATTCTCAATAAGTTTCAAGTAAAAACTTTAATGTTAAGGCTTAAGGGTAGAGGCATGTTGACAAAGCTCATGTATGGCTCCCACATCTCAGGGTTAATGAGCATAGCCATAGCGAGGATGAGGAACATAGATCCAGAGGCAACCATAAGCATATCCAAGTACAAGATAAAACTTGAAGAGGTCCTGAGAAGGGCTACCAGGTAA
- a CDS encoding ABC transporter ATP-binding protein, which yields MPLLEIVDLHVEVGGKEILKGVNLNINPGEVHVLFGPNGSGKTTLINAIIGSPHVKVVGGKIRFKGIDITGLSVYERVRMGIGVAFQHPPKIKGVKLRDLLEKMVHKLGTKVDVEKLASLVKMENHLDRDVNVGFSGGELKRSEILQVLVQSPELILFDEPDSGVDVENLVVIAKAINELCGLTLRPSMRTKAALLVTHIGYILNYVKADRAHVLLNGKIACCGKPDEILKQIMEHGFEGCIKCLQGLST from the coding sequence ATGCCACTGCTCGAAATAGTAGATCTTCACGTCGAGGTTGGAGGCAAAGAAATCCTCAAGGGTGTAAACCTCAACATAAATCCTGGAGAGGTTCACGTTCTCTTTGGCCCCAATGGCTCCGGCAAGACAACCCTTATAAATGCCATAATAGGAAGTCCACACGTCAAGGTGGTGGGGGGCAAGATACGCTTCAAGGGGATAGACATAACGGGGCTATCGGTCTATGAGAGGGTGAGGATGGGCATTGGGGTGGCATTTCAGCATCCTCCAAAGATTAAGGGTGTAAAGCTTAGAGACTTGCTTGAGAAGATGGTGCACAAGCTTGGGACTAAGGTTGACGTGGAGAAGCTAGCTTCATTAGTTAAAATGGAGAATCACCTAGATCGAGATGTTAATGTTGGTTTCTCGGGTGGAGAGCTCAAGAGGTCTGAAATCCTACAGGTACTAGTTCAATCACCTGAGCTCATTCTCTTTGATGAACCCGACTCGGGAGTTGATGTGGAGAACTTAGTGGTGATAGCCAAAGCCATAAATGAGTTGTGTGGTCTTACTTTAAGGCCAAGCATGAGGACTAAAGCAGCATTACTAGTCACTCACATAGGCTACATACTGAATTACGTGAAGGCTGACAGAGCTCACGTCCTCCTGAACGGTAAGATAGCTTGCTGCGGGAAGCCTGATGAGATCCTAAAGCAAATTATGGAACATGGATTTGAGGGGTGCATAAAGTGCCTTCAAGGGCTGAGTACCTAG